Proteins from a single region of Ziziphus jujuba cultivar Dongzao chromosome 1, ASM3175591v1:
- the LOC112491540 gene encoding uncharacterized protein LOC112491540: MDSDYQRRFWDSEISRAKVNCRSNFWKAVSDIKFKLTPAQIKKFEDSCFGHFLKANEIQFSGHIVNSMLYRQCVCDDKDSMVFNFGGRGARFTQRDFTIITGLRFGYEPNRQVNISTRISDTYFGGKRKVTNSEITEAFLTAQCQDNDEADDDRLKLALLYFLETVLLGKESMATAPHNHLEMVDDLEYFNNYPWGTLSYTTTIRSLKSAFEHRESIALNKSKSYSLCGFPLAFMIWGFETIPSLGQAFGKKLPDMAFPRILNWHFSQVPRFEKATELFDHRDYPVHGLMNVTEVEHAYIGNLALDVHHDSTPYNVAPAVRDKPPQASHDEKDEGIPLTRSGISKKRKEASVEIMGKGGRRRMGHKPTDQPSSSTAGVAAHVHVEPMTPSQPPTTPSQPPTTPSHDEVPLRERLTILEGEVASVRQDVKDLRIAMLREFASLDTKLDTLMKHQGVGVSADGLGDGMDGQGDENKGEYGPDATPVDRQSQPYVDDLAGPSVTIIEKVSPSKFPAGRRARKVVAAKQNIDIGRRDRKAAAAITTPYSVGGLRKKLQRTLPGASSTLKFDPYKPVPTRLVKNFDKFMKSGWASKVDMDILTAGKDFFQLLINSGKWLNHDVSIH, encoded by the exons atggattcagattaccaacgaaggttttgggactcggagatatcgagggcaaaggttaattgtagatcgaacttctggaaagccgtgtcggatattaagttcaaactgactccagcccaaataaagaagtttgaggatagctgttttggccactttttgaaggccaacgagatacaatttagtggccacatcgtcaacagcatgctgtataggcaatgtgtttgcgacgacaaggactctatggtattcaattttggagggcgtggtgctagatttacacagagggacttcaccataattacaggtctacggtttggttacgaacccaataggcaggttaacatctctactcgtattagtgacacgtattttggcggaaagcgaaaggtcactaattcggagataaccgaagctttcctgactgcacagtgtcaagacaatgatgaagccgacgatgatagattgaagttggctttattatatttcctagagacggttcttctaggcaaagaaagcatggccaccgcacctcataatcacttggagatggtggacgatttagagtacttcaataactatccatggggtactttatcgtatactaccaccattagatcgttgaagagtgcttttgagcatagagagtccatcgctttaaacaagtcaaagagttatagtctttgtgggtttcctttggctttcatg atttggggttttgagacaattccttcgttgggtcaagcattcggaaagaagttgccggacatggcattccctcgaattcttaattggcatttttcacaagtgccaagatttgagaaggccactgaactcttcgatcatcgtgat tatcccgttcatggcttaatgaatgtgactgaagttgagcatgcatatatcggcaacttggcattggatgtacatcatgacagtactccatacaatgttgcacctgctgttcgagacaagccaccacaggcaagtcatgatgaaaaagatgaaggtattccacttacaagaagtggaataagtaagaaacggaaagaggcgtctgtggaaattatgggaaaaggagggaggcggcgaatgggacataagccgacagaccagccttcttcatcgactgcaggagttgctgctcatgttcatgttgaaccaatgactccatcccaacctccaacgactccatcccaacctccaacgactccatcccatgatgag gtacctttgagagagagattaacaatCCTTGAAGGCGAAGTGGCTAGTGTACGGCAAGACGTTAAGGATTTACGAATTgccatgcttagagagtttgcaagtttggacaccaagcttgatacgttaatgaagcaccaaggagtgggagttagtgctgacgggttgggagatgggatggacggtcaaggggatgaaaataaaggAGAGTATGGTCCCGATGCGACCCCCGTTGATAGACAGTCACAGCCATATGTTGACGACCTTGCAGGACCAAGTGTTACGATTATTgagaaagtgtctccatcaaagtttcctGCCGGGAGACGTGCAAGAAAGGTAGTAGCTGCTAAGCAAAACATAGATATTGGGAGGAGGGATAGGAAGGCGGCAGcagctattacaactccttatagtgtcggaggcttgcggaaaaaactacagcgcactttacctggtgcatcttctactttgaagttcgacccatacaaaccagtacctacgcgacttgtaaaaaattttgacaaatttatgaAGTCTGGTTGGGCAtcaaaggttgatatggacattttgacagcgggtaaagactttttccagttgcttataaACAGTGGGAAGTGGCtgaatcacgatgtaa gtatacattga